One segment of Mycoplasma sp. E35C DNA contains the following:
- a CDS encoding LemA family protein, whose amino-acid sequence MLVDPNKKTEAGFNPNVDNTTFSSQASSGDVGLWWFLYILSWLTIIGGIILTVKWYQWGNSFNRQQVEVNQAASAIDVNLTKRKDMLIKLLEETKGYMKFEKETMENITKLRSMTNAGTDITKANENQKIIDTLSRDIRINFENYPNLKSSSVVAELMSSSQYVETEIASSRRLYNSKVTIYNQDLTVFPRSVKAKKMRLISLPMFIASEEQKQDVKMDSLSSL is encoded by the coding sequence ATGTTAGTCGATCCAAATAAAAAAACTGAAGCAGGATTTAATCCTAATGTTGATAACACAACATTTTCTTCTCAAGCTAGTAGTGGTGATGTTGGTTTATGATGATTCTTATATATCCTTAGTTGATTAACAATTATTGGTGGGATTATTTTAACGGTTAAATGATACCAATGAGGTAATAGCTTTAACCGTCAACAAGTTGAAGTAAACCAAGCTGCCAGTGCGATTGATGTTAATCTAACTAAAAGAAAAGATATGTTAATCAAACTGTTAGAAGAAACTAAAGGTTATATGAAGTTTGAAAAAGAAACGATGGAAAACATTACCAAACTTCGTTCAATGACTAATGCTGGAACTGATATTACCAAAGCTAATGAAAATCAAAAAATTATTGATACATTAAGCCGTGATATCAGAATTAACTTTGAAAACTATCCAAACCTTAAATCTTCATCAGTAGTGGCTGAATTAATGAGTTCAAGTCAATATGTTGAAACTGAAATTGCTTCAAGCAGAAGATTATACAACTCAAAAGTAACAATTTACAACCAAGACTTAACAGTCTTTCCACGTTCAGTAAAAGCTAAAAAAATGCGTCTAATTTCTTTACCAATGTTTATTGCTAGTGAAGAACAAAAACAAGACGTGAAGATGGATAGCTTATCTAGTCTTTAA